In Acidobacteriota bacterium, the genomic window GACGGCTCTTTTCCTACACCGATACACAACTGATACGTTTAGGCGGGCCGAACTTTCATGAAATCCCGATCAACCGTCCCGTCGCGCCCATGCACAACAACCAGCGCGATGGCTTTATGCGGCAGACGGTCAACCGAGGTCAAACCAGTTACGAGCCAAACACCCTCCGTGGCGGCTGCCCATTTCAGGCGGGCGCGGACATGGGTGGTTTTACCAGCTTCGCGGAAAGGATTGATGCCCAGAAGGTGCGCGCGCGTAGCACCAGTTTTTTCGATCACTTCAGTCAAGCGACGCTCTTCTACAATAGCCAGTCCGAGCCGGAAAAAAACCACATCATCAACGCATTGCGTTTTGAGTTAGGCAAGGTAGAGACGCCGGCAATTAGGCAGCGGATGCTGGGCTTGCTCGCGCAAGTTGACAAGACTTTGGCGCGCCGCGTTGCCGAAGGGCTGGGCCTCAGCGTTCCGGCTAAGCTCGATAAGCCTATAAATATGAGCATACCGGCCGATGGTAATCCACTGAGGTTTCAACCAAAGCGCGCTCCTCAGGAGATAACGGTTTCACCAGCGCTGAGCATGGTAAGTAGTCCCAAAGATACCATCAAGACGCGCAAAATCGCTTTTCTGGTTGCCGATGGATTTGACGATGCTGCCGTATTGAATATGAAGAAGGCGCTGATAGCGGCAGGAGCAATGTGCATGACGGTGGCCCCGAGA contains:
- a CDS encoding catalase-related domain-containing protein, encoding RLFSYTDTQLIRLGGPNFHEIPINRPVAPMHNNQRDGFMRQTVNRGQTSYEPNTLRGGCPFQAGADMGGFTSFAERIDAQKVRARSTSFFDHFSQATLFYNSQSEPEKNHIINALRFELGKVETPAIRQRMLGLLAQVDKTLARRVAEGLGLSVPAKLDKPINMSIPADGNPLRFQPKRAPQEITVSPALSMVSSPKDTIKTRKIAFLVADGFDDAAVLNMKKALIAAGAMCMTVAPRLGVLTGAGGETIKADFSFLTGSSVLFDAVYVPAGAASVEALKKEPEAVNFLNEAYKHCKTIAATAAGVELLNTSDAREDSTAGENSAGGGLAVNHGVITSRGASLDRVATEFIKALAHHRHWEREPGSLTNP